The DNA region gattatatattcttgcctatGGTCACAGGCAGGAATACACTTGACTGTGTATCCTGTGGGAAGAGTCTTTGTCCCTGGCCTCACCTTTGGGCAGGACCTTGAGACATGCTCTAAACCAGCAGACTCTGAGGAGATATTTGCCACAACTGAGCAGGCGTTTACAATTCATGTTTcctttcagtctctctctctcttaatccTAAACTCTGTCATATCCCAGACAGGGGCTACTCCTTGAGCCTGGGGCCCACAATGAGAAGACACACAGAACAGAACCCCAGTCTACCGACAGACAAGCCAAGCCTGTCACACAGTAGATACTTGgtatgtgttttaaatttacatatatttttcagtGTGCATAGAAGAAAAACAGTCTCAAAAGCTCAAACTattaaaggtgctaattaaaTCAATGTATACTGAAAAACAGTAATTTTCACTTTGTTCATTCTGTATTGTTTGGGTTTTCTTAATGAGGTGAACATGTACTACTCTGTaattttttattcactttttttttttaattacctatGCTGGTCTCAACATAGTTTAGATTAAGTTACAAtgaatttacttttcaaaaaaatcaataataagaaATGAGGTGATTTAAAGCATTTTGTACATATGTGGTTACATTTAAGCTTTCATTGTTAAAGTAATATCGGTTCTTAGCGATTTCCAAAAAACCCTTTAACTATGTGAATAGCTTCATAATAAATTAACTCCTCCCTGACCACCATTATAATGCAAATTTGCTGAGTGGGTTAAGTAAACAGAGCTGTGGCATGTTTGCCACCCTATGTGACACCACCTACCTTCTCAAAAACCTCCATTTGATCTGAGCCACCCCAATTCTCAATTTACTCTTCCATTCTGCCTGGGATGAGAAAGGGCTGGGATTGAAAGACTTCTAAAGTATATTAAAGCAGGCTAATTATAGGCTAACTGAGGTGCATCCTGCCTGAAGTTAACTTGGTTAATTTCATCTACAAACACAACTGTACACAACATTCCCAGCTAGTTTATACAGTCTAGACTGCCAATGTATAGGCCGCATTCCCAGAAAAAAGGAGCTTCAactaggaaataaaatattccctaagacatttatttttgcttaaaagGAAAGTACTAATCTGTCCTGGTGAAAAGACATAAaatggcaaataaaaatacaggaaacaTTAAAATTGACAGTGCTAGTTTCAAAACTAATTTAAAATCATTATCTATGATTTATTTACAATTAAAATATATCTGATAACTTTTTACTAGATTATTTATAGTCAATGTATAATTTCAatggcactttaaaaaattacagttcGACTCCATGTAGTATtaacttttcttctcttctgagtCTTGTACCAATTTcaacttttcttttaattccttCTGATCTCTGGAATACTGTTCAAATATTGGTTGATAAATATATATTCCTCCAGCAATTCCAAGGATGCTAGCAAAAAGCAGTTGTGGAAAAGTCAATCTTCCAAACATTTTTTCAACAAACACCGCACAGTGCAAGGGTGgtttccaggaaatctcttcagATCTGTATACAAAGAAAATGGGAAGCAAAGCAGTAACTTAGCACAATATCCTTTACAAAGACT from Eschrichtius robustus isolate mEscRob2 chromosome 1, mEscRob2.pri, whole genome shotgun sequence includes:
- the PIGBOS1 gene encoding protein PIGBOS1; translation: MFGRLTFPQLLFASILGIAGGIYIYQPIFEQYSRDQKELKEKLKLVQDSEEKKS